A section of the Stenotrophomonas sp. 364 genome encodes:
- a CDS encoding SPFH domain-containing protein, whose protein sequence is MGLVQAVKGAVGGVLADQWKDFFTVPAGLPSTAALFAAVPRGTNAGRGSNTSASSNIISNGSKIVVPEGYGLLLFQDGAITGFVAEPGGYEWRSDDLNSQSIFAGDGVVTPLIKQSWERFKFGGQPGAQQAAYFVSLKELPDNRFGTQSEIYWDDGFLGTQVGAVTRGSYTLKIVDPILFVKNFVPASYLQPGQVFDFTDLDNAAASQLFNEVVGSLAPAFSLYTNDPGKGNRITKLQQDSLGFAKSLSDAVEQAYQWKSDRGLAIVKTAIVSIEYDANTRELLKTVQRADALAGARGNSNLQASVAQGIQSAGENGGAAGLVGVGMASGMFGAGTLQQPVAPAAPAADDPVAKLKKAKEMLDLGLITQDDYDALKAKALGL, encoded by the coding sequence ATGGGTCTGGTACAGGCGGTGAAGGGTGCAGTTGGCGGCGTTCTGGCGGACCAGTGGAAGGATTTCTTCACCGTGCCCGCCGGCCTGCCGTCCACGGCGGCGCTGTTCGCGGCGGTCCCGCGCGGCACCAATGCCGGGCGCGGGTCCAATACCAGCGCCTCGTCCAACATCATCAGCAACGGGTCGAAGATCGTCGTCCCCGAAGGCTACGGCCTGCTGCTGTTCCAGGACGGGGCCATCACCGGCTTCGTTGCCGAGCCGGGTGGCTACGAATGGCGCTCCGATGACCTGAATTCGCAGTCGATCTTCGCCGGCGACGGCGTGGTCACCCCGCTGATCAAGCAGAGCTGGGAGCGCTTCAAGTTCGGCGGCCAGCCCGGCGCGCAGCAGGCGGCGTACTTCGTCTCGCTCAAGGAGCTGCCCGACAACCGCTTCGGCACCCAGTCCGAGATCTACTGGGACGACGGTTTCCTGGGCACGCAGGTGGGGGCGGTCACGCGCGGCTCGTACACGCTGAAGATCGTCGATCCCATCCTGTTCGTGAAGAACTTCGTGCCGGCCAGCTACCTGCAGCCGGGCCAGGTGTTCGACTTCACCGATCTGGACAACGCCGCGGCCAGCCAGCTGTTCAACGAAGTGGTGGGCTCCCTGGCGCCGGCCTTCAGCCTGTATACCAACGATCCGGGCAAGGGCAACCGCATCACCAAGCTGCAGCAGGACTCGCTGGGCTTCGCCAAGAGCCTGTCCGACGCCGTCGAGCAGGCCTACCAGTGGAAGTCCGACCGCGGCCTGGCCATCGTCAAGACCGCCATCGTCTCCATCGAGTACGACGCCAACACCCGCGAACTGCTCAAGACCGTGCAGCGCGCCGACGCGCTGGCCGGTGCGCGGGGCAATTCCAACCTGCAGGCCAGCGTTGCCCAGGGCATCCAGTCGGCCGGTGAGAACGGCGGCGCGGCCGGCCTGGTGGGCGTGGGCATGGCCTCGGGCATGTTCGGTGCCGGCACCCTGCAGCAACCGGTCGCCCCGGCCGCGCCGGCTGCCGATGACCCGGTGGCCAAGCTGAAAAAGGCCAAGGAAATGCTGGATCTGGGGCTGATCACCCAGGACGACTATGACGCCCTGAAGGCCAAGGCGCTGGGCCTGTAA
- a CDS encoding TFIIB-type zinc ribbon-containing protein: MSDSRTPPPLPSAPPPLPAQPVTGPGSPQEVPPLPGSFPVDPATLPQPIRDEIEAPDPVALDTRAAELKDGLNRCPKCGSTDVRLKLGTDVLVCQFCRNEWQGTRAEEAFGLGDGLDQLRGTVIASGARDIQADTASLMSFKCTGCGAEVTINTESTMTARCHWCRHVFGVNEQVANGAVPDAVLPFRISKDDAVARIRQFVDKRRLFALKAFKEQFTPENVVGVYLPYMIVDSNVSASVAGKGEIKTREYTRGTGDKKQTYYDADVYQVERHVDFTVDDLTLESSAERGNLDARANTNNIINTILPFDTKNALKWNASFLTGFTSEKRNLDVEKLRPRLEDQLLSIARAEVEDSVRRYTRGVRWEKERLDVHGTRWVSMYLPVWLYSYHQPGKNGGMLHYIAVNGRTGETMGSVPVQQWKMLLAALTTGTIIEALVLLFLVASS, from the coding sequence ATGTCCGATTCCCGCACTCCGCCGCCCCTGCCGTCGGCGCCGCCACCACTGCCTGCGCAGCCGGTGACCGGCCCCGGTTCGCCGCAGGAGGTGCCGCCCCTGCCCGGCAGCTTCCCGGTCGACCCGGCCACACTGCCACAGCCCATCCGCGACGAGATCGAGGCGCCGGATCCGGTGGCCCTGGACACCCGTGCAGCCGAGCTCAAGGACGGCCTCAACCGCTGTCCCAAATGCGGCAGCACCGACGTCCGGCTCAAGCTCGGCACCGACGTGCTGGTCTGCCAGTTCTGCCGCAACGAATGGCAGGGCACCCGCGCCGAAGAGGCCTTCGGGCTGGGCGACGGCCTTGACCAGTTGCGTGGCACCGTTATCGCGTCCGGCGCACGGGACATCCAGGCCGATACCGCCAGCCTGATGAGTTTCAAATGCACCGGCTGCGGCGCCGAGGTCACGATCAATACCGAAAGCACGATGACGGCACGCTGCCACTGGTGCCGTCACGTATTCGGGGTCAATGAGCAGGTCGCCAACGGTGCCGTACCCGATGCGGTGTTGCCGTTCCGCATCTCCAAGGACGATGCGGTGGCGCGCATCCGCCAGTTCGTGGACAAGCGCCGGCTGTTTGCCTTGAAGGCCTTCAAGGAGCAGTTCACGCCTGAGAACGTGGTCGGCGTCTACCTGCCCTACATGATCGTGGACAGCAATGTCAGCGCGAGCGTCGCCGGCAAGGGTGAAATCAAGACGCGCGAGTACACCCGCGGCACCGGCGACAAGAAGCAGACCTACTACGATGCCGACGTGTACCAGGTGGAGCGGCATGTCGACTTCACCGTGGACGACCTGACGCTCGAATCCTCGGCCGAGCGTGGCAACCTGGATGCTCGGGCCAACACCAACAACATCATCAATACCATCCTGCCGTTCGACACCAAGAATGCGTTGAAGTGGAACGCCTCGTTCCTGACCGGCTTCACCTCGGAAAAGCGCAACCTCGACGTTGAGAAGCTGCGGCCGCGGCTGGAAGACCAGCTGTTGTCGATCGCCCGCGCCGAGGTCGAGGACTCCGTACGCCGTTATACCCGCGGCGTCCGCTGGGAGAAAGAGCGCCTGGACGTGCACGGCACGCGCTGGGTATCGATGTACCTGCCGGTGTGGCTGTACTCGTACCACCAGCCCGGAAAGAACGGCGGCATGCTGCATTACATCGCGGTCAATGGCCGTACCGGCGAAACCATGGGCAGCGTGCCGGTGCAGCAGTGGAAGATGCTGCTGGCTGCGCTGACCACCGGCACCATTATCGAAGCCCTCGTGCTTCTCTTCCTGGTAGCGTCCTCATGA
- a CDS encoding tyrosinase family protein yields the protein MRYTRRDFLATAASASVAAWASSTAFAGGATGTDATAAATFHRYNVNTPQGQRMLASYARGIQKMLALPADHPHNWFRNAFVHLMDCPHGNWWFYVWHRGYVGYFEQTIRMLSGDPQFAMPYWDWTSQPEIPATMFDGVLSPTDPAYAPYTGNLARFTSFIQPALQQYWNSLDTQQRRQLAARGYADFGALWNDVTGYNADAKTGISGNAGYAITCGARYLWRQNARLDAKTAAAVSPDTIHAGLSPVDFYNSDVSRSFTSSRTASHVDSPDKNTQFSVLEGFPHNKVHNCIGGVGAIDPGPYGNMTNFLSPLDPIFYLHHANMDRLWDVWTRKQLRQGLQIMPPPGQARDAFMTEPFRFFVKADGKFAGMKPAADFFSTQAFDYDYVGEGAGALQSAALAVKAAGPATLVRGKRRGAAVSVSLPGTARGQLGATAAPALIAEVTVERPRGLHNTREFDVLVNAPAGVETVDANSPYYVGTVSFFGPPMTGMDHSHPTTFAVPLPQRLNLLKAGAADASGSKALEFRLVASTGQAAEAFPVLDAAVLVVP from the coding sequence ATGCGCTACACACGCCGTGATTTCCTTGCCACCGCCGCCAGTGCCTCGGTCGCCGCCTGGGCATCGAGTACTGCATTCGCCGGGGGCGCCACCGGCACCGACGCGACTGCCGCTGCCACCTTCCATCGTTACAACGTCAACACGCCGCAGGGCCAGCGCATGCTGGCCAGCTACGCGCGCGGCATCCAGAAGATGCTGGCGCTGCCGGCCGATCACCCGCACAACTGGTTCCGCAACGCGTTCGTGCACCTGATGGACTGCCCGCACGGCAACTGGTGGTTCTACGTCTGGCACCGCGGCTATGTGGGCTACTTCGAGCAGACCATCCGGATGCTCAGCGGTGATCCGCAGTTCGCCATGCCGTACTGGGACTGGACGTCGCAGCCGGAGATTCCGGCGACCATGTTCGACGGCGTGCTTTCGCCTACCGACCCGGCCTACGCGCCATACACCGGCAACCTGGCACGGTTCACAAGCTTCATCCAGCCGGCGTTGCAACAGTACTGGAACAGCCTCGACACCCAACAGCGCCGGCAGCTGGCCGCACGCGGCTATGCGGACTTCGGCGCCTTGTGGAACGATGTCACCGGCTACAACGCCGACGCGAAGACCGGCATCTCCGGCAATGCGGGCTATGCCATCACCTGTGGGGCGCGCTACCTGTGGCGCCAGAACGCCCGCCTCGATGCCAAAACCGCCGCCGCGGTATCGCCCGACACCATCCACGCCGGCCTGTCGCCGGTGGATTTCTACAACAGCGACGTCAGCCGCAGTTTCACCAGCTCGCGCACGGCCTCGCACGTGGACTCGCCGGACAAGAACACCCAGTTCTCGGTGCTGGAGGGCTTCCCGCACAACAAAGTGCACAACTGCATCGGGGGCGTCGGTGCGATCGATCCGGGCCCCTACGGGAATATGACCAACTTCCTGTCGCCGCTGGACCCGATCTTTTACCTGCACCACGCCAACATGGACCGGCTGTGGGACGTGTGGACCCGCAAGCAGCTGAGGCAGGGGTTGCAGATCATGCCGCCGCCGGGGCAAGCCCGCGATGCGTTCATGACCGAGCCCTTCCGGTTCTTCGTCAAGGCCGACGGGAAGTTTGCCGGGATGAAGCCCGCCGCGGACTTCTTCAGCACCCAGGCCTTCGACTACGACTACGTGGGCGAAGGGGCTGGCGCGCTGCAGAGTGCGGCGCTGGCGGTGAAGGCCGCAGGACCGGCCACGCTGGTGCGCGGCAAGCGCCGCGGTGCCGCCGTATCCGTGTCGCTGCCGGGCACGGCCCGAGGCCAGTTGGGTGCGACGGCAGCGCCCGCGCTGATTGCCGAAGTCACCGTGGAGCGGCCGCGCGGCCTGCACAACACGCGCGAGTTCGACGTTCTGGTGAATGCACCGGCAGGGGTCGAGACGGTGGATGCGAACAGCCCCTACTACGTGGGCACGGTGTCCTTCTTCGGTCCGCCGATGACCGGCATGGACCATTCCCACCCCACCACGTTCGCCGTACCGCTGCCACAACGGCTCAACCTGCTCAAGGCTGGCGCGGCCGACGCCAGTGGCAGCAAGGCGCTGGAGTTCCGGCTGGTGGCCTCCACCGGACAGGCCGCCGAAGCGTTCCCGGTCCTGGACGCGGCGGTGCTGGTGGTGCCCTGA
- a CDS encoding GFA family protein, translated as MMLRANCLCGRTTLTLNGAPVARAICHCSTCRDFYATAMLSATAWNADAVEVEEGAATVFPHPHKQLSKTFCSRCGDVLFGTNRLGMRVVPNALVARALGGALTESFAPTMHLFYRDRIVDVIDALPKFLDGWDGPTYDAASA; from the coding sequence ATGATGCTTCGCGCCAACTGCCTGTGTGGACGCACCACACTTACCCTGAACGGCGCGCCGGTTGCGCGCGCCATCTGCCACTGCAGTACCTGCCGGGACTTCTACGCCACGGCCATGCTCTCGGCCACGGCCTGGAACGCAGACGCGGTCGAGGTGGAGGAGGGCGCGGCAACGGTGTTCCCGCATCCGCACAAACAGCTCTCAAAAACGTTCTGCAGCCGCTGTGGGGACGTGCTGTTCGGCACCAATCGACTGGGCATGCGCGTGGTGCCCAATGCGCTGGTGGCCCGTGCCCTGGGTGGCGCGCTGACGGAGTCCTTCGCGCCCACGATGCACCTGTTCTACCGTGACCGCATTGTCGACGTCATCGACGCCCTGCCCAAATTCCTGGACGGCTGGGATGGCCCAACCTACGACGCCGCATCGGCCTGA
- the pip gene encoding prolyl aminopeptidase, producing MRMLYPTIEPYREHRLPVDAVHTLHVEECGAADGIPVVFLHGGPGAGVSPTHRRFFDPARYRIVLIDQRGSGRSTPFGELRDNTTAHLVADIESVREHLGIDRWLVFGGSWGSTLALAYAQAHPDRATGVIVRGVYLGRAEENRWFNEADGGARWIFPERWARYEAHIPEAERGELIAAYWQRLDSPDQDVAIAAAQAWLGWEDHAATLVHDVEARSHADPLATLAKARIEAHYFRHHAFLEHGQLLQGVDRIRHLPGVIVQGRYDIICPARSAWDLASVWPEAQLEMVLSGHGATEPATADALVRATDAFADRIAGPVRA from the coding sequence ATGCGCATGTTGTATCCCACCATCGAACCTTACCGCGAGCATCGTCTGCCGGTGGATGCCGTGCACACGCTGCATGTCGAGGAATGTGGCGCAGCGGACGGCATTCCCGTGGTGTTCCTGCACGGCGGCCCCGGTGCGGGCGTGTCACCCACGCACCGTCGTTTCTTTGATCCCGCGCGCTACCGCATCGTACTGATCGACCAGCGCGGCAGCGGTCGCTCTACTCCGTTCGGCGAATTGCGTGACAACACCACCGCGCACCTCGTGGCCGACATCGAGTCCGTGCGCGAGCACCTGGGCATCGACCGCTGGCTGGTCTTCGGCGGCTCGTGGGGGTCCACGCTGGCGCTGGCCTACGCGCAGGCACACCCGGACCGCGCCACCGGCGTGATCGTGCGCGGCGTGTACCTCGGCCGTGCCGAAGAGAACCGCTGGTTCAACGAGGCCGATGGCGGCGCCCGCTGGATTTTCCCCGAACGGTGGGCGCGCTATGAAGCGCACATTCCCGAGGCCGAACGCGGCGAACTGATCGCCGCTTACTGGCAGCGCCTCGACAGTCCCGACCAGGACGTGGCCATCGCTGCGGCGCAGGCATGGCTGGGCTGGGAAGACCACGCGGCCACGCTGGTGCATGACGTGGAGGCGCGCTCGCACGCCGATCCCTTGGCGACGCTGGCCAAGGCGCGCATCGAAGCCCATTACTTCCGCCACCATGCGTTCCTGGAGCACGGGCAGCTTTTGCAGGGCGTTGATCGCATCCGCCACCTGCCGGGGGTGATCGTGCAGGGCCGCTACGACATCATCTGCCCCGCGCGCAGCGCCTGGGATCTCGCGTCTGTCTGGCCGGAGGCGCAGCTGGAGATGGTGCTGTCGGGCCATGGCGCAACCGAACCGGCCACCGCTGACGCGCTGGTGCGGGCCACCGACGCCTTCGCCGACCGCATCGCCGGTCCTGTCCGCGCCTGA
- a CDS encoding DNA-3-methyladenine glycosylase, with product MHDWATLPRTFYQRHPTEMAPALLNKLLVRDDGRAGRIVEVEAYAGSEDPAAHSFRGQTPRTATMFGEAGHLYVYFSYGMHWGSNAVCGEVGQGWGVLLRALEPVQGLALIREARPAIRHDRDLASGPGRLSQAMGITKALDGADLVRNDRGVRIVSDGMAPPTEPVVGPRIGISKATDFPWRWHVPGHAHVSGRSARR from the coding sequence ATGCACGACTGGGCAACACTCCCTCGAACGTTCTACCAACGCCACCCCACCGAGATGGCACCGGCGCTGCTCAACAAACTGCTGGTGCGCGATGACGGGCGCGCGGGCCGTATCGTCGAGGTGGAAGCCTACGCGGGCAGCGAAGACCCCGCCGCGCATTCGTTCCGCGGGCAGACGCCGCGCACCGCCACCATGTTCGGTGAGGCCGGCCACCTGTATGTGTATTTCAGTTACGGCATGCATTGGGGATCGAACGCGGTCTGCGGCGAGGTGGGTCAGGGCTGGGGCGTGCTGCTGCGTGCATTGGAGCCGGTGCAGGGCCTGGCGTTGATACGTGAGGCGCGCCCGGCCATCCGCCACGACCGCGACCTGGCCAGTGGGCCGGGCCGGTTGTCACAGGCAATGGGCATCACCAAGGCACTGGATGGCGCGGACCTGGTGCGCAACGATCGCGGCGTACGCATTGTCTCCGATGGGATGGCGCCGCCCACCGAACCGGTGGTTGGCCCACGCATTGGTATCAGCAAGGCAACGGATTTTCCGTGGCGCTGGCACGTGCCCGGGCATGCGCACGTATCGGGTCGTTCCGCGCGGCGCTGA
- a CDS encoding RebB family R body protein, with amino-acid sequence MAFPTSVNDQITDSVTQVNTKVLGDGPAVAMGNLYQATAQALANAAHNATNAQQQSYVTAQSATTMGVATLYSIDTATTGVATKDILSTRVRGLGN; translated from the coding sequence ATGGCATTCCCTACATCGGTCAATGACCAGATCACCGATTCGGTCACCCAGGTCAACACCAAAGTGCTCGGCGACGGCCCGGCCGTGGCGATGGGCAACCTGTACCAGGCCACCGCCCAAGCGCTGGCGAACGCCGCCCACAACGCCACCAACGCGCAGCAACAGTCCTACGTGACAGCGCAGTCTGCCACCACCATGGGCGTGGCCACGCTGTACTCCATCGACACGGCCACCACCGGGGTGGCCACCAAGGACATCCTGAGTACGCGGGTCCGCGGCCTCGGTAACTGA
- a CDS encoding RebB family R body protein: MAFPTSVNDQITDSVTQANTKVLGDAPAIAMGNLYQATAQALANAAHNATNAQQQSYVTAQAATTMGVATLYSLDTATTGVATKQILGA; encoded by the coding sequence ATGGCATTCCCGACCTCCGTCAACGACCAGATCACCGATTCGGTCACCCAGGCCAACACCAAGGTGCTTGGCGATGCGCCCGCCATCGCAATGGGCAACCTGTACCAGGCCACCGCCCAGGCGCTGGCCAACGCGGCACATAACGCCACCAATGCCCAGCAGCAGTCCTACGTCACCGCCCAGGCCGCCACCACCATGGGCGTGGCCACGCTCTATTCGCTGGATACCGCCACCACCGGCGTGGCGACCAAGCAGATTCTGGGCGCGTAA
- a CDS encoding RebB family R body protein, whose product MAFPTAVNDQITDTVSQANVLVLGIAPATAMGNLYQATAQALANAAHNATMAQQQMYVTAQAATTMGVSLLYSLDTGATGAATRKILGG is encoded by the coding sequence ATGGCATTCCCCACCGCCGTCAATGACCAGATCACCGACACGGTTTCGCAGGCCAACGTGTTGGTACTGGGCATCGCGCCCGCCACCGCCATGGGCAACCTCTACCAAGCCACGGCACAGGCCCTGGCCAACGCCGCCCACAACGCAACGATGGCGCAGCAGCAGATGTACGTCACCGCCCAGGCCGCGACCACGATGGGCGTTTCATTGCTCTACTCGCTCGATACCGGCGCCACTGGCGCCGCCACCCGGAAGATCCTCGGCGGCTGA
- a CDS encoding RebB family R body protein, translating into MAFPTAVNSQITDSVSQVNTKVLGDSPAIAMGNLFVATSQALSNAAHNATNNQQQSYVTMQASTTQGVSTLYSIDTASAGVATREVLGLR; encoded by the coding sequence ATGGCATTTCCAACCGCCGTCAACAGCCAGATCACCGATTCGGTTTCGCAGGTCAACACCAAGGTCCTGGGCGATTCGCCGGCGATCGCGATGGGCAACCTGTTCGTGGCGACGAGCCAGGCGTTGTCCAACGCAGCGCACAACGCCACCAACAACCAGCAGCAGTCCTACGTGACGATGCAGGCGTCCACCACCCAGGGCGTTTCAACCCTGTACTCCATCGACACCGCCTCGGCTGGTGTCGCTACCCGGGAAGTACTGGGCCTGCGGTGA
- a CDS encoding RebB family R body protein has product MSSSPAIASLLQTTAAGSAMAIALAPSFAMSATYLVASDTLGLAMQNAVAHQQRAQVLAGASLAQVLALIIQKGAATS; this is encoded by the coding sequence ATGAGTAGTTCCCCCGCCATCGCCAGCCTGTTGCAGACAACCGCCGCAGGCTCGGCGATGGCAATTGCCCTGGCCCCGTCCTTTGCGATGTCGGCAACCTATCTGGTCGCTTCGGACACGCTGGGCCTGGCCATGCAGAACGCTGTCGCCCACCAGCAACGCGCCCAGGTGCTGGCAGGCGCATCGCTCGCCCAGGTCCTTGCCTTGATCATCCAGAAGGGAGCCGCTACATCATGA
- a CDS encoding RebB family R body protein — protein sequence MTDDSTVNSQLVDSISSVVTLTAGQAPGQSFGMLDVVLLETLGTAMHNAVNRQQSAGMVNAAAITAACAKMISAPFPMPPAPPPVPPGPPPVVLPLPSPPPAPMSPAALIAAATAEATTAIDVLKAQSQGASSDAATATADLQQLAAAATAAQAPATRADPSPDPSPDPAPVPVPAPAPAPTTPPAGTDAAT from the coding sequence ATGACCGACGACAGCACCGTGAACAGCCAGCTGGTGGACAGCATCAGCAGCGTGGTGACGCTGACCGCCGGGCAGGCGCCAGGCCAATCATTTGGCATGCTCGACGTTGTACTGCTGGAGACACTGGGAACTGCCATGCACAACGCCGTCAATCGGCAGCAGAGTGCAGGCATGGTCAATGCCGCCGCGATCACCGCCGCGTGCGCCAAGATGATCTCCGCCCCGTTCCCGATGCCGCCCGCTCCCCCGCCGGTGCCCCCCGGCCCGCCGCCGGTCGTACTGCCGCTGCCGAGCCCGCCGCCGGCGCCGATGTCACCTGCGGCATTGATCGCTGCGGCCACCGCAGAAGCAACCACGGCCATCGACGTTCTCAAAGCGCAGTCGCAAGGCGCAAGCAGCGATGCAGCAACGGCGACCGCCGACCTGCAGCAGCTGGCCGCGGCTGCCACGGCTGCGCAGGCGCCGGCCACCCGTGCTGATCCATCGCCCGATCCGTCGCCCGACCCGGCACCGGTGCCGGTTCCCGCCCCGGCTCCCGCACCGACCACGCCGCCGGCGGGCACCGACGCGGCCACGTAA
- a CDS encoding DUF4135 domain-containing protein → MDTWTLRPSRVFPYPRLAVTTTVPDALRARLYSFELRVVWRLFEQYAEQHPRLASALLDPALFGTLARLLDEQVAPTVVELVRGEAAIRFPGAGITRDMYRQLAATLVANPEAFLDQHDSVRRRIHSTALNFQRSILRCCARLEEDWADLQAYFFAGVVQVALVRLGSSGSDFHKGGGQVLLLTFRDAAGNESRLVYKPSDLERDFRIVGDTAALTAALNAALLNVVTGKGVTAAVLLQGNGSLCELFNDQQQAAAATGPALPVYRILPVWPGSALALQTDAAGASVLPLRDSYGYTQFLTSGEQDNRFTAAQRQIYYSAFGAQVALCWLLQITDMHQENLIVHQHLPYLIDLEACSPGVLEVPSGTQLDTAYSTFCAEQQDRQVIGWDTPDLRYETPGTAARQPLLNALYDLDGHLAYPTNVDRAQLSAAFQSAVTLILANVAAYQTWLTNAAQLVARVLVISTRSLQGAERAMADAGNVADIVLMCQRGGDIDLSRWSPLFADAISPAQGDPPTPQQIGARYAALQPAFAVWSDPQLAADFADGDVPTFYQRMSGVDLLNSRGRALTVDYGRMLASLPAPRQLPVATALVQQWGAQAPLQPTWWFVQPVLQTQRQYLQQMQAPGGFSTLRIQAALQDLQRWPNRPDSQPG, encoded by the coding sequence ATGGATACCTGGACGCTCCGCCCTTCCCGGGTATTTCCGTACCCGCGCCTGGCCGTCACCACCACCGTTCCGGATGCCCTGCGCGCCCGTCTGTACAGCTTCGAGCTGAGAGTGGTCTGGCGGTTGTTCGAGCAGTATGCCGAACAGCACCCGCGCCTTGCGTCGGCGCTGCTCGATCCTGCCCTGTTCGGCACCCTGGCGCGCCTGCTGGACGAACAGGTGGCGCCGACGGTGGTGGAGCTGGTCAGGGGCGAGGCCGCGATACGTTTCCCCGGTGCCGGCATCACCCGCGACATGTACCGGCAGCTGGCCGCAACGCTGGTGGCCAACCCGGAGGCATTCCTGGACCAGCACGACAGTGTCCGGCGACGGATCCACAGCACCGCGTTGAACTTCCAGCGCAGCATCCTGCGCTGCTGCGCGCGCCTGGAGGAAGACTGGGCCGATCTGCAGGCATACTTCTTCGCCGGCGTGGTGCAGGTGGCGCTGGTCCGCCTGGGCAGTTCCGGCAGCGACTTCCACAAGGGCGGCGGTCAGGTGCTGCTGCTGACCTTCCGCGACGCTGCAGGCAACGAAAGCCGCCTGGTCTACAAACCATCCGACCTGGAGCGCGACTTCCGCATCGTCGGCGATACCGCGGCACTGACGGCGGCGTTGAACGCCGCGCTGCTGAACGTGGTCACTGGCAAGGGCGTCACGGCAGCCGTGCTGCTGCAGGGCAACGGCAGCCTGTGCGAACTGTTCAACGACCAACAGCAGGCAGCTGCCGCGACCGGACCTGCGCTACCGGTGTACCGCATTCTGCCGGTGTGGCCCGGATCGGCGCTGGCGCTGCAGACCGATGCGGCGGGTGCGTCCGTGCTGCCGTTGCGCGACTCTTACGGCTATACCCAGTTCCTGACCAGCGGCGAACAGGACAACCGTTTTACCGCGGCGCAGCGTCAGATCTACTACAGCGCCTTCGGCGCGCAGGTTGCGCTGTGCTGGCTGCTGCAGATCACCGACATGCATCAGGAGAACCTGATCGTGCACCAGCATCTGCCCTACCTGATCGACTTGGAGGCGTGCAGCCCCGGCGTGCTGGAGGTACCGTCGGGCACGCAGTTGGACACCGCCTACAGCACCTTCTGCGCCGAGCAGCAGGACCGGCAGGTGATCGGGTGGGACACCCCAGACCTGCGCTATGAAACGCCCGGCACCGCCGCCAGGCAGCCGCTGCTCAATGCACTTTACGACCTGGATGGGCACCTCGCCTACCCCACCAACGTCGATCGTGCACAGCTGAGCGCCGCGTTCCAGAGTGCGGTCACGCTGATCCTGGCCAACGTGGCGGCCTACCAGACCTGGCTGACCAATGCAGCGCAGTTGGTGGCCCGCGTGCTGGTCATCTCCACCCGGTCGCTCCAGGGGGCGGAGCGCGCCATGGCCGACGCCGGCAACGTGGCCGATATCGTGCTCATGTGCCAGCGGGGTGGCGACATCGATCTATCCAGGTGGTCGCCGTTGTTCGCCGATGCCATTTCCCCCGCACAGGGCGATCCACCCACGCCCCAACAGATCGGTGCGCGCTATGCAGCGCTGCAGCCGGCCTTTGCGGTATGGAGCGATCCCCAGCTGGCGGCGGACTTCGCTGATGGCGACGTACCGACGTTCTACCAGCGCATGAGCGGCGTGGACCTGCTCAACTCGCGCGGGCGTGCCCTCACGGTGGATTATGGCCGGATGCTGGCCTCCCTGCCGGCGCCGAGGCAGCTGCCCGTGGCAACCGCACTTGTCCAGCAATGGGGCGCGCAGGCACCGCTGCAGCCCACCTGGTGGTTCGTCCAGCCGGTGCTGCAGACACAACGTCAGTACCTGCAACAGATGCAGGCACCCGGTGGCTTCAGTACGTTGCGCATCCAGGCTGCGCTGCAGGATCTGCAGCGTTGGCCCAATCGCCCTGACAGCCAGCCCGGATGA